ACCAGCCCGCCTCCTCTGCTTCGACGCTGACGAGCCGCGGCCGTTCCAGCCGCAGGCGGACCACCTGGGCGTCATCCTCGCGGTTCACGTCGGCGCTGCGGATGGTCTGGCTCCGGTCGTTGGTCAATGCGTCCACGTCGATCGGCACCGCGGTGTCGAACACCAGCCAGAGCGTATCGGCACGCTGGAACATCGCGGCAGCGGTTTTATCCGCGAACGGGAACATCAGCTTCAGGCCGTCGCCCTGGCGGCGCAGTTCGGCGCGTGCGATGCGATTCGTCTGGCGCGATGGACGGCTTTGCGGCGCAGCGTCGGGTTTCTCGGCATCGGCTGCAGCCTCGGATTTGTCCGCCGCGGCGGATTGCGGCGTCTGGGGTTCGGGCTTGGCCGTTTCCTTCGCGGCTTCTTTCGCCACGTCCTTGGCCGGCACCGTCGCGGGCGCCGTCACCGCCGGGCCGATCGCGACGAGCGGCACGGCCGACGGCTTGGCGTTGATCGCGGTGACGTCGACGACGTAGTTCGCATCCTCGCGGAAGGTGCGCACGTCGGACGGCTGAGCGAAGGTGAACTTCACGCTCGACTTCGCGCCGTCATTGTCGGCATCGACCGCGCTGACAGTCGGCGGCAACGACAGCTTGGCATCCGACAGGTCGAACCGCAGCGGAGCGCCGAACGTCAGCGCAAGATTGTCCCGCGAGCGTTCCGAACTCACCGGCGTGAGCTCGGGCAGTTCGAAGATGTAGCGCGTGAACGTCGATTGGCTTGCGACGCGGACCCGCACCACCGGCTGCTTGCGCTGTTGCTCCAACGCCAGCTTCTGCAGAGCGAGCTTGTCGGCCTCCCTGGCGCGCCGCGCCAGGTCTTCGACGATCTCACGCGGCAGGCCCGGCGGCTCTCCGGTCCAACTTTCGGGCAGAAGATCGACAAACAAGCGCTCGCCGGCCGTCATGGTCGAGACGCGAAGTTTCTGCGCGAGCGCAAAGCGCAGCGCCTTGCCGTCGGGATCGCGGCGCGCGGCGCCGAAATACTGCGCGGCACCGCTGGTGACGCGGTCGACCGGCACGGCAACCGGCTGCTTGAACTGCACGATCAAGACGCCGCTCGACACCTTGACCTCGGCATCGATCTCGCCGTCGAGACGGATCACCAGCCGGCCGAAGCCGCCGGTGGTGCTCATGGAGAGCTCGCCCTTGATCGGCGCTCTCTCGGCTTGGTTTTGAAACTGGGCTCGAGGCTGCGCTTGGGCTTTAGCCGCGCGATCCGACACCGCAGGTGACAGCAGCAGCGCGGCCACAAGCGCCATGGCGGTGCGGCGCCGACCGGTGCCGGTGCGGCCAGACCGGCCGAAAGCTTTGACGACGCTTGGACAAATCGACTGACGCATACAAAAGCCACCGGCACGCACTGACTCTACAGTGCGACCCTAGAGCAGAGGCTTTAAGGCAGGCTTAACGCAATATTGAGCATTAACAAACACTTACGAAGGCCTTTCGGCGGCGAAGCGTCTGCTGTTCTGCTTCGGCGTTTAGCCGGAAGGCTCGCGCGGGCCCGCGCTCAGGGCCGGCCGTCGATCTTGGGAAGGTTCGCAGGATTCAACGTGCGGTCGTTGGGACCGCGTGTCGCCATCTCGACTGTCAGCTTTTCGGCCGACTCCGGCGACATCTGGGCGAGGATTTCAGACATCCGCTGTGGCTTGATCATCGTCGCGAGTTCGATCAGCACCTTGGGATCGAGGCGGTCAAAAATCTTGGCCGCGTCCTTGGGCTTCATCGTCTCGTATATGGTGACGACGCCCTTCATCCGCGCGGTCTCTTCCTGCTTGCGCTGACTTTCCGGGCTGCCCTTCTGCTCCTGGGCAGCCGTCTGGGTCTCCATCTTTTTCTCGGCGGCCTTCATCAGGGTTTCGCGAAGGTCGAGTTCACGCGCACGGGCGTCGATCTCCTGGCGGCGTTCCTGCAGGCGCTCAAGCAGCGCACGTTCACCGGCCGAAGTCGGGCGCTGCTGGTCGAGCGGCACCGGCGTGCCGCGCGCCGCGATGCTTTCCGGCGCCTGCGGCACGGGCGGCTCTTCTTTCTTGGGTCCGGGCTTGGCGGCATGGGACGAGCCGGTGATATCGCCGTTGCTGAGATTGACGTTCGCTCTCGCGGTGGCGGCGTTGCCGCCATTCGGATAGCCGAGCATGTCCTGAGCCCACGACTGCTTGGCCTGGCCCTGCTGCGCCGGCATTTGCAGCGGCTGCGACGACGAACGCCACTCCGCGATCTGCGGGCCCGGCACGGTCGTCACCACGATGCCGTTGTTGCCGCCGAGCCGTTGCGCAAGCGTGTAGCCGCCGTCGAAGAAGATGCCCATGATCTTGAGCACGAACAGCGACCCGATCGCGAGCAGCACGATCGGCAACAGACGGATCTCACGCAGCAACTTGGTCATGCGGCAATGGCCTTGGCTCGCGCCTGCGCCCGCTCGGCCAGCGCCTGGGCAGCCGCGACGATGGACATCGGATCGGTGGGAACGGGCTTCTCGTCCGGGTCCCGCGGCTTGTCCAGGTCCTGCGGCTCGCCCTCGGACCCTTCGACACCTAACAGCCAGGGTCTGGCACCGTCCACCTGCCCCAACCGGAAGAGCACTTCAGCGGCCGCCTCGGTGCCGATCTTGATCTGCTTGCAAAAGCGCTCCGCGTCCTTGAGACGACCGCTGAGCGATTCATCGGCCTGGCGCACCGTGGCCTTCAGACCGGAAATCGCGCGCTCGGCGTTCTCGATACCGGCGACCAACTCGCCGATGACATTCTTCATCGATGACTCATCCGCCTTCAACCGCTTGAGCTGGGAGTTGAGGCGCACGCAATACAGGATTGTGGCCAAAAGCAGCAGCGCCACCATGCTCTCGATCGTCAATGGCAGAACGTTCATCACTGCGCTTCCATCCTGTTGACCGGCTCGTCGGCCTTGCCTTCAAACATTGCGAAAGTGGTTTGTGGTTTGCGGAGCGGCTTGGAAACGCGGACGGCGACCCGGTCGCCGACGCGGCCCATGCGCCCCTCGCTCAACGTCACGTCGCCGCAGCGAACTCTGACGGTGGCGTCGGACTTCAGCTCCAGCATCAGCGTGTCGCCGACCTCGAGCTTCATCATGCGCCTGAGCGGCAGCATGGCCTCGTAGAGCACCGCGTCGACCGCAATCTCGGCCTGGCCGATTTCGGTCGCCAGATGGTTCTCCCAGATCGGATCGCGGCCGAACTTCTCGCCCATGAACATCTGGAGGAGAACTTCGCGGATCGGCTCGATCGTCGCGTAGGGCAGCAGCAGTTCGAGGTCGCCGCCGCGATCCTCCATATCGATGCGCAGCCGCACCAGGATCGCAGCGTTCGCCGGCCGCGAGATCGCGGCAAAGCGCGGATTGGTCTCCATCCGGTCGATGTTGAACTTGACCGGCGACAGCGGCTTGAAGGCAAGCTCGGCGTCGGCCAGCACCACCTCAATCATGCGCTTGACGAGGTTCGACTCAATCGTGGTGTAGGGCCTGCCCTCGACCCGCACCGTGGTCTGGCCGCGACGGCCGCCGAGCAGCACGTCGATGATCGAATAGATCAGGCCGGAGCTGACCGTCATCAGCCCGAAGTTGTCCCATTCCTCGGCCTTGAACACCCCGAGAATGGCCGGCAAGGGAATCGAGTTGAGATAATCGCCGAAGCGCACCGAAGTGATGCGGTCGAGCGAGACCTCGACGTTGTCCGAGGTGAAGTTGCGCAAGCTCGTCGTCATCAGCCGGACCAGCCGGTCGAAGACGATTTCGAGCATCGGCAGACGCTCGTAGGAGACCATCGCCGAATCGATGATCGCGCGAATGCCGGAATTGTCGTTCAGCGAGATGTCGGTGAGACTGAAGCCCAGCAGGCTGTCGATCTCTTCCTGGCTCAGCACCCGCTCGGTGGCACCCTTGGTGGTGGTGTGCAGGATCTTGGTGGATTCTTCAGCGGCTGCGGCGCTGGGGGACAGCCCCTCGCCCTCCGCCTGCGGCGCCTCGGACTTCGCGGCCTCGGTTTCAAGAGCGCGGCCCCACTCGGCGGCGACGGCGTCCTGTTGGGTCTGGTCGTTCTGATCTGCCATGTGATTTTCAGATTTGGGAATTTCAGGCCGTCACTGCACCACGATTTCCTTGAAGAGCACCGCATTGATGCGGTTCGGCGCGATCGAGGCGTTGACGCGCCGCGTCAGTTCTTCCTTCAGCCGGTAGAGCCCGGCCGAACCGTCGAGGTCGCTTGGCCGCAGTTCGCGGAGATAGGTTTGGAATGCGTCCATGACGCGCGGCATGATCGGCGTGATCTGCGCGACCATCGGCTGATCGGGAAGCTCGAGCACGATCTTGATCTTGAGATATTGCGTGCGCTCGGAGCCGGAGTTGGACAGGTTGACCAGCACCTCCGGCAGATCGACGAACACCGCGGGCTTCACCGTCGATGCCTCGACCTTGGCGGCTTCGTGCTTGTGCGAGATGAAGTAGTAGCCGCCGCCGGCCGCGAGCAGCACCACCAGTGCAGCCCCGCCGATCATCAGGACCTTCATCGAAGGCAGAGCGAACTTCTTCTTAGCCCCTTCCGGCGCGGCTTCGGCGCCCTCTTCAATATCGGCGTCTTCGGCCACTGCGGCCTTTGCGTCTGCCATGGATGCGACTCCAGATCGGCTGAATGAGGGAAGCTGAGCGACGGCGACAAAGGAAGGAGACGGGCCGCGGCGCCAAGCCCCGGGCGCCTTGAAATCGACGGTAAGACCGTATGGTTAACGGAACCTTTCCAGAGCGGTTCCGACCGGTAATTTTTGCCGGGTCAGACTGGGCAAAAGGTGAATCCTGCCGGTCCAATTTTTCGGGTCACCGCCGCAAGCCGTTGATTTCACGATATTTTCAAATTGGCACGCGGTCTGCAAAGACCCCTGCGAGCCGCTCGTTTGGGAGAACGGGAGGCTCACTCGACGGATCACCGCCTGGGAGGGCGGGGTTCCGCCGCTTCAGGGGAGTTGCTCGATGGAGAATGCCGTTCTTATCGGCCTGTCGCGCCAGACCGCGTTGCAACGCGAGCTGGAAGTGGTGGCCAACAATATCGCGAACCTGAACACCACCGGCTACAAGGCCGACGGCGCGGTGTTTTCGGAATTTCTGCGCGACAAGGCGGACACGGACCAGTTCGCCACGCAAGACCGCCGCTTGAGCCTCGTGCAAGACCGCATGAACTGGCACGACATGAGCCAGGGCGTGGTGCAGCAGACCGGCGGTCCGCTCGACATCGCGATCGATGGCGAAGGCATGTTGGTCGTCCAGACCGCCAACGGCGGCGAGCGCTACACCCGCAACGGCGCGCTGCAGCTCAACAACATCGGCCAGGTGGTGACCACCAGCGGCGACGTTGTGCTCGGCGAAAGCGGCCCGATCGTCATCCAGCAGACCGATCGCGACATCGTCATCAACAAGGATGGCACCATCAAGGTGCGCGAAGGTCAGAGCCTCAACTCGGACTCGACGCGCGGCAAGCTGCGCATCGTCCGCTTCGCCGACACGCAGCAACTGAGGAAGGAAGGCGCGAGCTCATACAGCGCGCCTGCCAACGTGACGCCCGAGCCCGTCGTCAAGCCCAACGTCATCCAGGGCGCGATCGAGAAATCCAACGTCCGTTCGGTGATCGAGATGTCGCGCATGATCGAAGTGACGCGCGCCTACACCGAAGTCGCCACCATCATCTCGCAGCAGAGTGACCTTCGGAAGAACTCGCTGCAACAGCTCGCCGAAGTGCCGACCTAAGGAGATATCGTCATGCGTGCCCTTGCCACCGCAGCCACCGGCATGATGGCCCAGGAGTTGAACGTCCAGGTCATCTCCAACAACATCGCCAACATGCGCACAACGGGCTACAAGCGCCAGCGTGCGGAATTCCAGGACCTGCTCTACGAGCATGTGCGCCGCATCGGCACGCAGACCTCGACGCAGGGCAACATCCTGCCGGTCGGCATCGACCTCGGCGGCGGCGTGAAGACGGTGGGTACCGCGCGCCTGATGACCCAGGGCACGCTCACCCAGACCGGCGCCGATCTCAACGTCGCGATCCGCGGCGAAGGCTTCTTCAAGGTGCTGATGCCGGACGGCACCTTCAGCTATACCCGCGACGGCGATTTCCAGATGGATGCGCAGGGCCGTATCGTCACCCAGCAGGGCAACGTGGTGCAGCCCGGCATCAACATCCCGAACAATGCCCAGGCGATCAGCATCAGCCCTGCCGGACAGGTTTCGGCGACGATCCCCGGCACCACCACGCCATCGGTCCTTGGCCAGCTGGTGCTGACGCGCTTCGTCAACAAGGCCGGCCTGCAGGCCATCGGCGACAACCTGTTTGTCGAGACGCCGGCTTCGGGCCCGCCGCAGGACGGCGTGCCTAACACGGACGGCATGGGCGACCTGCAGCAGGGCAACCTGGAGCAGGCCAACGTCGAGGCGGTGACCGAAATCTCCGATCTGATCGCGGCGCAGCGCGCCTACGAGATGAACGGCAAGGTCATCACCGCGGCCGACCAGATGCTGCAAACCACATCGCAACTGATGCGCTGAGGACGGGCCATGATCCGCATCACCGCCACCGCATTCGCTCTGCTGCTCGCGCTCGGTCACGAGGCCGCGGCCGGCGCCGCCGCCGACGCCAGGATCCCGCGCCTGCGGGAGCTGGTCACCGTGACGTCAGACATCGTCTGCATCGGCGACCTCATCGACAACGCCGGCAAGGCCGCCGACGTGCCGGTGTTCCGCGCGCCCGATCTCGGCCAGACCGGCGCGGTGCTGGTGCAGCGCGTGACCGACGCGCTGCGCCCCTACGACCTCACCGACATCGACACCGGCGGCCTGAGCGAAGTCGTGGTGACGCGGCTGTCCCGCCCGATCAGCAGCAAGGACGTCGCCGACCGCATCGCCCAGGCCCTGGCTGGCCAATACGGTTTCGGCGACGCGCAGAACATCTCCATAACCTTCGACCGCGACGTGCGGATGTTCCACGTCGAGGCGAACGCCACCTCCGATCTCGTGGTGTCGCGGATGAACGCCGATCCGCGCACCGGCCGCTTCGACGTCTCGTTCGAACTTCCGGGCAGCGCCGCGGCGCGTCGCATCGCGCTCCGCTTTGTCGGCACCGCACGCGAGATGATGGAGGTCGCGACACTGACCCGCTCGCTGCGCCAGGGCGAAGTGATCAAGGGTTCCGATGTCACCATCGAGCGCAAGCCCAAGACCGAAGCAGGCCTCGAAGCCGTATCGCCCGAACAGGCGATCGGCATGGCGGTGAAGTCGCCGAGCCGAGCCGGGCAGATCCTGCGCCAGAGCGAGCTCGTGAGGCCGCTCGCCGTGCAACGCAGCGAAACCGTCACCATCGGTCTGGAAATGCCGGGCATCATGCTGAGCGTCCGCGGCAAGGCGAATGAAGCCGGCGCCGTCGGCGACGTCATCAGCGTCCTCAACATCCAATCGAACCGCACTG
The Rhodoplanes sp. Z2-YC6860 genome window above contains:
- the fliL gene encoding flagellar basal body-associated protein FliL — translated: MADAKAAVAEDADIEEGAEAAPEGAKKKFALPSMKVLMIGGAALVVLLAAGGGYYFISHKHEAAKVEASTVKPAVFVDLPEVLVNLSNSGSERTQYLKIKIVLELPDQPMVAQITPIMPRVMDAFQTYLRELRPSDLDGSAGLYRLKEELTRRVNASIAPNRINAVLFKEIVVQ
- a CDS encoding MotE family protein, with amino-acid sequence MTKLLREIRLLPIVLLAIGSLFVLKIMGIFFDGGYTLAQRLGGNNGIVVTTVPGPQIAEWRSSSQPLQMPAQQGQAKQSWAQDMLGYPNGGNAATARANVNLSNGDITGSSHAAKPGPKKEEPPVPQAPESIAARGTPVPLDQQRPTSAGERALLERLQERRQEIDARARELDLRETLMKAAEKKMETQTAAQEQKGSPESQRKQEETARMKGVVTIYETMKPKDAAKIFDRLDPKVLIELATMIKPQRMSEILAQMSPESAEKLTVEMATRGPNDRTLNPANLPKIDGRP
- the flgG gene encoding flagellar basal-body rod protein FlgG, encoding MRALATAATGMMAQELNVQVISNNIANMRTTGYKRQRAEFQDLLYEHVRRIGTQTSTQGNILPVGIDLGGGVKTVGTARLMTQGTLTQTGADLNVAIRGEGFFKVLMPDGTFSYTRDGDFQMDAQGRIVTQQGNVVQPGINIPNNAQAISISPAGQVSATIPGTTTPSVLGQLVLTRFVNKAGLQAIGDNLFVETPASGPPQDGVPNTDGMGDLQQGNLEQANVEAVTEISDLIAAQRAYEMNGKVITAADQMLQTTSQLMR
- a CDS encoding DUF6468 domain-containing protein, which encodes MNVLPLTIESMVALLLLATILYCVRLNSQLKRLKADESSMKNVIGELVAGIENAERAISGLKATVRQADESLSGRLKDAERFCKQIKIGTEAAAEVLFRLGQVDGARPWLLGVEGSEGEPQDLDKPRDPDEKPVPTDPMSIVAAAQALAERAQARAKAIAA
- the flgF gene encoding flagellar basal-body rod protein FlgF, translating into MENAVLIGLSRQTALQRELEVVANNIANLNTTGYKADGAVFSEFLRDKADTDQFATQDRRLSLVQDRMNWHDMSQGVVQQTGGPLDIAIDGEGMLVVQTANGGERYTRNGALQLNNIGQVVTTSGDVVLGESGPIVIQQTDRDIVINKDGTIKVREGQSLNSDSTRGKLRIVRFADTQQLRKEGASSYSAPANVTPEPVVKPNVIQGAIEKSNVRSVIEMSRMIEVTRAYTEVATIISQQSDLRKNSLQQLAEVPT
- the flgA gene encoding flagellar basal body P-ring formation chaperone FlgA: MIRITATAFALLLALGHEAAAGAAADARIPRLRELVTVTSDIVCIGDLIDNAGKAADVPVFRAPDLGQTGAVLVQRVTDALRPYDLTDIDTGGLSEVVVTRLSRPISSKDVADRIAQALAGQYGFGDAQNISITFDRDVRMFHVEANATSDLVVSRMNADPRTGRFDVSFELPGSAAARRIALRFVGTAREMMEVATLTRSLRQGEVIKGSDVTIERKPKTEAGLEAVSPEQAIGMAVKSPSRAGQILRQSELVRPLAVQRSETVTIGLEMPGIMLSVRGKANEAGAVGDVISVLNIQSNRTVQATVTGPGRVTVAPSTPLVATVVSSLANDQSARNTQ
- the fliM gene encoding flagellar motor switch protein FliM, whose translation is MADQNDQTQQDAVAAEWGRALETEAAKSEAPQAEGEGLSPSAAAAEESTKILHTTTKGATERVLSQEEIDSLLGFSLTDISLNDNSGIRAIIDSAMVSYERLPMLEIVFDRLVRLMTTSLRNFTSDNVEVSLDRITSVRFGDYLNSIPLPAILGVFKAEEWDNFGLMTVSSGLIYSIIDVLLGGRRGQTTVRVEGRPYTTIESNLVKRMIEVVLADAELAFKPLSPVKFNIDRMETNPRFAAISRPANAAILVRLRIDMEDRGGDLELLLPYATIEPIREVLLQMFMGEKFGRDPIWENHLATEIGQAEIAVDAVLYEAMLPLRRMMKLEVGDTLMLELKSDATVRVRCGDVTLSEGRMGRVGDRVAVRVSKPLRKPQTTFAMFEGKADEPVNRMEAQ